The stretch of DNA GAGCAGCTCGTGCAGCACGAACCAGGTGAGCGCGGAACGCTCACCGATACGGCAGTAGGCGATGGTGTCCTTGGCGAGGTCGACCTGCTCGTCGGCGTAGAGCTGCTTCAGCTCGTCGTCCGACTTGAAGGTGCCGTCGTCGTTGGCGTTCTTCGACCACGGGATGTTGCGGGCGCTCGGCACGTGACCGGGGCGCTGCGACTGCTCCTGCGGGAGGTGCGCGGGGGCGAGCAGCTTGCCGCTGAACTCGTCGGGCGAGCGGACGTCGACCAGGTTCTCGTTGCCGATGGCGTTGATCACGTCGTCACGGTAGGCGCGGATCGAGGCGTCCTGCGGCTTGGCCTTGTACTGCGTCGCGGGGCGCGCGGGCACCTCGCCGACCAGGTCCCTGGAGTCCAGCTCCCACTTCTTGCGGCCGCCGTCGAGGAGCTGC from Streptomyces tsukubensis encodes:
- a CDS encoding sulfurtransferase, with amino-acid sequence MSRSDVLVSADWVEAHLDDPKVVIVEVDEDTSAYDKNHIRNAVKIDWKTDLQDPVRRDFVDQEGFEKLLSERGIANDDTVVLYGGNNNWFASYAYWYFKLYGHDAVQLLDGGRKKWELDSRDLVGEVPARPATQYKAKPQDASIRAYRDDVINAIGNENLVDVRSPDEFSGKLLAPAHLPQEQSQRPGHVPSARNIPWSKNANDDGTFKSDDELKQLYADEQVDLAKDTIAYCRIGERSALTWFVLHELLGVQNVKNYDGSWTEYGSLVGVPIELGAAK